In Candidatus Cybelea sp., one genomic interval encodes:
- the rpoZ gene encoding DNA-directed RNA polymerase subunit omega, with product MSKTVFGDLDALLEHADSKFSLVNIVTKRARQLNNWIRIQQLPATDRREYFASEPLVDRETINPNKPVSIALDEIADGKIDYRRTREGIK from the coding sequence ATGAGCAAAACCGTATTCGGGGATCTCGACGCGCTCTTGGAGCATGCCGATTCGAAGTTCAGCCTGGTCAACATCGTCACCAAACGAGCCCGCCAGTTGAACAACTGGATCCGCATTCAGCAGCTTCCCGCCACCGACCGGCGCGAGTACTTCGCCAGCGAGCCGCTGGTGGACCGCGAGACGATCAATCCCAACAAGCCGGTCTCGATCGCGCTCGACGAGATCGCCGATGGAAAGATCGACTACCGCCGCACGAGGGAAGGAATCAAGTAA